A section of the Euleptes europaea isolate rEulEur1 unplaced genomic scaffold, rEulEur1.hap1 H_1, whole genome shotgun sequence genome encodes:
- the LOC130492904 gene encoding snRNA-activating protein complex subunit 3-like, which yields MAAGSSRGGGAGGVVPHYEDEASATHTQVFHAASFGAAWREALGPQDLSLQEAAPGDEEAAVAEEFRCPLDVASQLRAVCSIDALKSPDKEDTEEIPEDSNLVTLIIRKKALERREETLVIDRAGRLETFSHEMESHAIGKRPEDPVNLVKEGELVLTLNIFYPVIFQKHKTRKPYQTMLVLGSQKLTEVRDSISCVSDLQIGGEFSSHPDLAPEHISKDLYKSAFFYFEGIFYNDMRYPECRDLSRTITEWAESRERGYTNLQAANMEDYTFNNLNIKVGFPYLYCHQGECEHIVIITDIRLIHQDDCLDRSLYPLLTKKHWLWTKKCFVCKMYTARWVTNNDSLAPQDPSFFCDTCFQMLHYDADGNKLGQFLAYPYVDPGIFN from the exons ATGGCTGCGGGTAGTAGCCGGGGCGGCGGTGCTGGGGGCGTCGTTCCCCACTACGAGGACGAAGCGTCGGCGACGCACACCCAGGTTTTCCACGCGGCCTCTTTTGGGGCCGCTTGGAGGGAGGCGCTGGGCCCGCAAGACCTGAGTCTGCAGGAGGCGGCGCCTGGGGACGAGGAGGCCGCGGTAGCCGAGGAGTTCCGCTGCCCTCTGGACGTCGCGTCCCAGCTGAGGGCTGTGTGCAG catTGATGCATTAAAGAGCCCTGATAAAGAAGACACAGAAGAAATACCTGAAGACTCCAATCTGGTCACTCTCAT AATTAGGAAGAAGGCCCTGGAGAGGAGAGAAGAAACGCTCGTTATAGATCGTGCAGGTAGACTAGAAACATTTAGTCATGAGATG gaATCTCATGCAATTGGAAAGAGGCCCGAGGATCCCGTAAACTTAGTCAAGGAGGGAGAGCTTGTTTTAACCCTCAATATTTTCTATCCAGTTATATTTCAGAAG CATAAGACCCGCAAGCCGTATCAGACGATGCTGGTTCTAGGCAGCCAAAAACTCACCGAGGTCAGAGATTCAATTTCCTGTGTCAGTGACCTTCAGATTGGTGGGGAGTTTAGCAGTCATCCTGACCTAGCACCAGAACATATCAGTAAG GATCTTTACAAGTCTGCCTTTTTTTATTTTGAGGGCATTTTTTACAATGACATGAGGTACCCAGAGTGCAGAGACCTGAGCAG GACGATTACTGAGTGGGCGGAATCTCGAGAGAGAGGCTACACTAATCTTCAAGCTGCTAATATGGAAGACTACACATTTAACAATTTGAACATCAAAGTTGGCTTCCCGTACCTTTACTGCCACCAAGGAGAGTGCGAGCACATAGTTATTATCACAGATATCAG GTTAATTCATCAGGATGACTGTCTAGATAGGAGCCTTTATCCCTTGTTAACCAAGAAACATTGGCTGTGGACCAAGAAATGCTTTGTATGCAAAATGTACACAGCCAG ATGGGTGACCAACAATGACAGCCTTGCTCCTCAAGATCCTTCATTCTTCTGTGACACTTGTTTCCAAATGCTCCACTATGATGCAGACGGCAACAAGTTAGGACAGTTTCTTGCTTACCCTTATGTCGATCCAGGGATTTTCAACTGA